A genomic region of Candidatus Methanoperedens sp. contains the following coding sequences:
- a CDS encoding V-type ATP synthase subunit D, with translation YGIIGTSSRIDEAVDTYEILVEKIILAAEIETTMKKLLEDIEKTKRRVNALEFKVIPELSEAKDFIVLRLEEMERENTFRLKRIKG, from the coding sequence TACGGCATCATCGGCACTTCTTCACGCATAGATGAAGCAGTTGACACCTACGAAATCCTGGTTGAGAAAATCATCCTGGCTGCTGAGATTGAGACCACGATGAAGAAGCTGCTTGAGGATATCGAAAAAACAAAGCGAAGGGTGAACGCCCTTGAGTTCAAGGTGATACCCGAGCTCTCTGAAGCTAAGGATTTTATCGTGCTCAGACTTGAGGAGATGGAGCGGGAGAATACCTTCAGGCTGAAGAGGATAAAGGGGTAA